The Pseudomonas sp. GD03919 region CGATACCGGCAGTAGGGTCAGCGAGGAGGTGTTGAGTACTAGGAACAGGATCTGTGCATTGCTCGCCGTGGTGGCGCTGGGGTTGAGATCCTGCAAGGCGCGCATGGCCTTGAGGCCGATGGGCGTGGCAGCGTTGTCCAGACCCAAGCCGTTGGCGGCGAAGTTCATGCTGATCAGCCCCAACGCTGGATGGCCGCGTGGCACTTCCGGCATCAGGCGGGCGAACAATGGGCCCAGCATGCGTGCGAGCAGATCCACCAGCCCGGCCTTCTCGGCGATGCGCAGTAGCCCCAGCCAGAGTGTCAGGGTGCCGAACAGCACCACCATCAGCTCCACCGAGAGCTTGGCCATGGCGAACAGGCTTTCGACCATTGCGCCGAACACGGCTGCATCACCGCCAATCAGCCAGCGTGCCAGAGCGGCAGCGGCTCCCAGCAGAAAAAAGCTCAGCCACAGGCCATTGAGCATTGCGATCCCCCTAGATTGGCAGGCAACGCCTTCCCTGATCGCCTTCTCCCTGAGGAAGAAGATGGCGCGAAGCGCCAGATGAAGGAGGGCATGCCGTTATGGCGGGGGATGATAACGTGCCGGCGGTGTCTGTGGGACAGCCGGCAAACTGCCGTCACTCAATACCAGTTCGGATCGTTTCGCAGCTGCTCCATGAGCATCTGCCGAATTTCCTCATCCGGGCCGCCCAGCCAGCGCAAGGTGACGTGCTCACTGGGTACGCGATCTTCCGGCAGGCCATCCGGCACCTGCACATACAGCGCATAGGCGTCATCGCTCTCCCACTCGAAAGCGACATAGAGGCGCTGGCTGAAGCAACGCTGCGCTTCGCAGACCTGGCCGACCAGGTAGCGATCACTGTCGGCTTCCACGGCCTGCATCGGGGTGGACAGGCCACTGAGGTTGATCAGCCAGTCCGGCAGGCGCTCTTCGTCTTGCACCAAATCCTGCCAGGCCTGGCGATACTCGGCGTTGCCGGCCAGCAACTCGCCCGGCTGGAAACTGGCGTCGCGGTCGGCGGCCTGAGCCGCCAGGGCGCCGCCCAGCAGCAGGGCGGCGGCGATGGGGTAAATCGACTTCATCAATGACACCTCCCTACAGGCGCGGGCGACGGCCCATGACGAACGAGACGATGAACAGCACCAGGAACACCACGAAAAGAATCTTGGCGATGCCTGCGGCGGTGCCGGCGATACCACCGAAGCCCAGTACGGCGGCGATGATGGCGATGATCAGGAATGTGACTGCCCAACTCAGCATGGTCGTTCTCCTCGATGGATCAGTGGTCAATGGCCCTGGCAGGCCATGACCTTGCGCATTACTCGGGTTCATAGGCGGATGGCTGAAAGTCCGGCTATCCGTACCGGTCGCTCCTGACCGGCTGCCTGAGGACAATGTTGCAGAGCCCGTGCCAGGCCTGAAATTTAGATAAATTCCTTTTAAATCATCGAGTTGAAAATTATCGAGAAGAGGTAAGGGCGGGCATCCTGCCCGAATGGCACTGGCCTGATCGTGCGTTTTGCCCGATCAGTCACCGGCCACGGCTCGCCAGAGTGGTCGCCCGCCGACTGCACAGTCGGTATACTCGTCGCGCCCGCGTGTCATGCGGGTTCCGCGCTCAGAACAACAACCGCGCCACGAGCCTCGAAAGCATGAACGACTACGAACAGGAAGACCCTATTCCCCAGGGCGACCTTGCCCTGCAGATCACCGCGCTGCCGCGTGAGACCAATGGTTTCGGGGATATCTATGGCGGTTGGCTGGTATCGCAGATGGACCTGGCCGGCACGGCCATGGCCAGCAAGATCGCCGGTGGCCGCGTCGCCACTGTCGCCATCGACCGCATGGCCTTCCTCGTGCCGGTGGCCGTGGGAGCGCAGCTGTCCTTCTACACCCAGGCGCTGGAGATTGGCCGCAGCTCGATCCAGATGATGGTCGAGGTGTGGAGCGACGATCCGCTGTCCAATGAATGGCGCAAGGTCACCGAAGCGGTATTCGTCTTCGTCGCCATCGACGGCAGCGGCCGCACCCGCCCGGTGCCGCCGCGGCGCGGCTGAGCCGAGCAGATAGCTTTCGGCAATATCCTGTAACGAAAGCGCCGACCCTGAGGCTAATGCCAGTCAGTTAAGCCGTTGCACTCGATCTTTGTAGGAGCCGGCTTGCCGGCGATCCGCCATAAAAAGCATCGCCAGCAAGCTGGCTCCTACGAAAAGCGCCCCCTCTACTGCAAGTAGGAGGGGGTGGTGACGAACTTATCTGATCAGCACTAGCCCTGAGGCCGGCGTTTTTCCGTGTGCCTGAAACCCGTTGGGGATCAGCCGCGGATGTTGTAGATGTCTTTCTCGTTGCTTTCCGCGTAGTCGTACAGGCGTTGCAGGTAGGCCTTCTGCTGTTCCCAGACCTTCTTCGCGACCGGGTCGGCGTTGGCCGAGGCCTCGACCACTTCGGCCGCCACTTCCTTCAAGCGGGCCAGCACTTCATCCGGCAGGCGGCGTACTTCCACACCGTCGGCCTTGAGTTGCTCCATGGCTTCCATGTTCTTGGCGTTGTAGTCATCGAGCATGTCGCCGTTGACGTCGCGGGCAGCGGCGCGAACGATGGCCTGCAGATCCGGCGGCAGGGTTTCCCAGGCCTTCAGATTGACGTCCAGCTCGAACAGTACGCTGGGCTCCTGCCAGCCCGGGGTGTAGTAGTACTTGGCTGCCTTGTGCAGACCCAGGGCCAGGTCGTTGTATGGGCCGATCCATTCAGTGGCGTCGATGGCACCGGTCTGCATGGCGGTGAAGATCTCACCGGCCGGCATGTTGACCACGGTACCGCCCATCTTGGTCAGCACTTCGCCGCCCAGGCCAGGGGTACGCATCTTCAGGCCCTTGAAGTCATCGACCGAGTTCATTTCCTTGTTGAACCAGCCTGCGGTTTGCACACCGGTGTTGCCGCAGGCCATCGGCAGCACGCCGAACGGCTTGTACACCTCTTCCCACAGCTGCTGACCGCCACCGCGATGCAGCCAGGCGTTCATTTCCTGAGCATTGGGGCCGAATGGCGAGGCGCAGAAGAACTGGGCGGCCGGCACCTTGCCTTTCCAGTAGTACGGCGCGCCGTGACCCATTTCGGCGGTACCGCGGGAGACTGCATCGAACACTTCCAGTGCCGGCACCAGCTCGCCTGCTGCATACACCTTGACCTTCAGGCGGCCGTTGCTCATTTCATCGACCAGCTTGGCGAAGCGCTCGGCTCCCACGCCGACGCCCGGGAAGTTTTTCGGCCAGGAGGTGACCATCTTCCAGTTGAAGGTTTGGGAACTCGAACCCTCTTGAGGTGCTGCGGCGCTCTTGGCATCTTCCTTACAGCCGGCCAGGGCGGTTGCGGCAAGGCCTACGCCCGCGGCGGCGAGTATGTCGCGACGTTTCATGCAATGCTCCTTCTTGTTGTATTGGTCTTGCCACGGGATCGCCGAAGGTAGACCGGACGTGAATAACATAGGGGGTCGTGACCTACAAGCCTAGCTACTACGACTAAAGTTTTACGGGCATTGCTGCATGACCGCAGGCCTGCCTAGAATCGCCGGCCTGCGCCCCACAAGGACACGGGTGGCGTGATATGCAGCCAACAGGTTCGCTGTCCTGTCTCCTACTCATAACGATAAAGGACTCACTATGTCCGACAAGCCTTCATTTCCCCTCGCTCTTGCATACCTGATCGATGCCCTCAACAGCTGGTTTGGCAAGGCCTGCGCCTGGCTGACGGTTTTTCTGGTAATCGGCACCGCTGTCGTCGTGGTGCTGCGCTACGGCTTCGGCATCGGCGCCACGGCCCTGCAAGAGGCGGTGCTCTACGCGCATGCACTGGTGTTCATGGGTGCAGCGGCCTGGGTGCTGCAACGCAACGGACACGTGCGTGTGGACATCTTCTACCAGAAGTTCAGCGGCCGCCGTCAGGCGCTGGTCGAGATCTTCGGTAATCTGCTGTTCCTGCTGCCGGTCGCGCTGTTCCTCGGTTGGGCCAGTTGGGATTACGTCAGCAACGCCTGGTCGACTTTCGAAGCGTCCAGCGAATCTGGCGGCCTCAAGTTCGTCTACCTGCAGAAAAGCATCATCCTGGTGCTGGTCATCAGCCTGGTTCTGCAAGGTGTCTCCAATCTGATCAAGGCGCTCTACGTCATCACTGGCCGCCTGCCTGCTCCGGAGGTGAAACATGGCTGAGTTGATGTCGATTCTGCTGTTCATCGGTATTTGTATGGCCTTGATGGCCGGTTATCCGGTGGCGTTCACCCTGGCGGGCGTATCTCTGCTGTTCGCGGGTGTAGGTGTACTGACCGGCACCTTCGATGCGGGTTATCTCAGCGCACTGCCCAACCGCCTGTTCGGCATCATGAACAACCAGACCATGCTGGCCGTGCCGCTGTTCGTGTTCATGGGGGTGATGCTGGAACGATCACGGGTAGCCGAGGATCTGCTCGAGTCCATGTCGCGCCTGTTCGGCACGCTGCGTGGTGGCCTGGCGATCTCGGTGTGCGTGGTCGGCGCCCTGCTGGCAGCGAGCACCGGTATCGTTGGTGCCACCGTGGTAACCATGGGTCTGCTGGCGCTGCCAACCATGCTCCGTCGCGGCTATGACCCAGCCATCTCCACCGGCACCCTGGCCGCCACCGGCACCCTGGGACAGATTATTCCGCCGTCGATCGTACTGGTGCTGCTGGGTGACGTGATGTCCAGCGCCTATCAGCAGGCGCAGCTGAAGATGGGTATCTTCTCGCCCAAGACCGTGTCGGTCGGTGACCTGTTCGTCGGTGCGCTGCTGCCGGGCCTGCTGCTGGTTGGCCTGTACATCGTGTACATCATCGTGGTTGCCGTCGTGCAGCCGAAGAAGCTGCCGGCCATGTCCAAGGAAGAACTGGGCGATGTCGAGTGGGGCCGCCTGCTCAAGGCACTGGTGCCGCCGATGCTGCTGATTGGCGCCGTGCTCGGTTCGATCCTCGCCGGTTACGCCACGCCGACCGAAGCCGCTGCC contains the following coding sequences:
- a CDS encoding TRAP transporter small permease subunit, whose protein sequence is MSDKPSFPLALAYLIDALNSWFGKACAWLTVFLVIGTAVVVVLRYGFGIGATALQEAVLYAHALVFMGAAAWVLQRNGHVRVDIFYQKFSGRRQALVEIFGNLLFLLPVALFLGWASWDYVSNAWSTFEASSESGGLKFVYLQKSIILVLVISLVLQGVSNLIKALYVITGRLPAPEVKHG
- a CDS encoding acyl-CoA thioesterase, producing the protein MNDYEQEDPIPQGDLALQITALPRETNGFGDIYGGWLVSQMDLAGTAMASKIAGGRVATVAIDRMAFLVPVAVGAQLSFYTQALEIGRSSIQMMVEVWSDDPLSNEWRKVTEAVFVFVAIDGSGRTRPVPPRRG
- a CDS encoding inhibitor of vertebrate lysozyme family protein, whose product is MKSIYPIAAALLLGGALAAQAADRDASFQPGELLAGNAEYRQAWQDLVQDEERLPDWLINLSGLSTPMQAVEADSDRYLVGQVCEAQRCFSQRLYVAFEWESDDAYALYVQVPDGLPEDRVPSEHVTLRWLGGPDEEIRQMLMEQLRNDPNWY
- a CDS encoding TRAP transporter large permease, translated to MAELMSILLFIGICMALMAGYPVAFTLAGVSLLFAGVGVLTGTFDAGYLSALPNRLFGIMNNQTMLAVPLFVFMGVMLERSRVAEDLLESMSRLFGTLRGGLAISVCVVGALLAASTGIVGATVVTMGLLALPTMLRRGYDPAISTGTLAATGTLGQIIPPSIVLVLLGDVMSSAYQQAQLKMGIFSPKTVSVGDLFVGALLPGLLLVGLYIVYIIVVAVVQPKKLPAMSKEELGDVEWGRLLKALVPPMLLIGAVLGSILAGYATPTEAAALGAVGAMLLAFSKGKLNFGQLKEVAYGTTEISAMVFMILIGASLFSLVFRGFGGEALIEDVFAQLPGGVLGAFFLVMVVIFLLGFILDFIEITFVVVPIVGPVLLAMGLDPIWLGVMIALNLQTSFLTPPFGFALFYLRGVTPASIPTSTIYKGVVPFILIQILLLVIAYIFPGLITWLPEQVYGK
- a CDS encoding TRAP transporter substrate-binding protein; this encodes MKRRDILAAAGVGLAATALAGCKEDAKSAAAPQEGSSSQTFNWKMVTSWPKNFPGVGVGAERFAKLVDEMSNGRLKVKVYAAGELVPALEVFDAVSRGTAEMGHGAPYYWKGKVPAAQFFCASPFGPNAQEMNAWLHRGGGQQLWEEVYKPFGVLPMACGNTGVQTAGWFNKEMNSVDDFKGLKMRTPGLGGEVLTKMGGTVVNMPAGEIFTAMQTGAIDATEWIGPYNDLALGLHKAAKYYYTPGWQEPSVLFELDVNLKAWETLPPDLQAIVRAAARDVNGDMLDDYNAKNMEAMEQLKADGVEVRRLPDEVLARLKEVAAEVVEASANADPVAKKVWEQQKAYLQRLYDYAESNEKDIYNIRG
- a CDS encoding DUF1328 domain-containing protein; this translates as MLSWAVTFLIIAIIAAVLGFGGIAGTAAGIAKILFVVFLVLFIVSFVMGRRPRL